In Helianthus annuus cultivar XRQ/B chromosome 8, HanXRQr2.0-SUNRISE, whole genome shotgun sequence, a single genomic region encodes these proteins:
- the LOC110871614 gene encoding CTD small phosphatase-like protein 2 isoform X2, whose protein sequence is MQTKKVSMGRNSSKAIGSPKVSRKQKVPEDVNNQENKVSQIITSSARKQKPVTRTRNSKENVDVTNLNATICSNDDSYLAINNMSMDSEECNVTETFVNGTIFSPTFHISRAVEGEITDGDLGCGLSSEVSAIYQCMKESKLECVDEDDHDHTSSDVQMDDDEYEEFDEFDPYFFIKNLPELASVVPSFRPVLLPKQTRSCPSTTLVLDLDETLVHSTLEPCEDADFTFTVNFNLEDHKVYVRCRPYLKEFMERVAGLFEIIIFTASQSIYAEQLLNVLDPKRKVFRHRVYRESCVYLEGNYLKDLSVLGRDLAHVVMIDNSPQAFGFQVDNGIPIESWFDDRSDQELLSLLPFLESLVGVEDVRPLIAKKFNLKERIAAANCPLAEPL, encoded by the exons ATGCAAACCAAGAAAGTATCAATGGGAAGAAATTCTTCTAAAGCAATTGGGAGTCCAAAAGTTTCACGAAAACAGAAGGTTCCGGAAGATGTCAACAATCAAGAGAACAAAGTATCTCAGATTATTACGTCTTCTGCTAGAAAACAAAAACCTG TCACCCGAACACGGAACAGCAAGGAAAATGTTGACGTGACTAATTTAAATGCTACTATATGTTCGAACGATGATTCTTATCTCGCAATCAACAACATGTCCATGGATTCTGAG GAATGTAACGTTACTGAAACTTTCGTGAACGGAACTATATTTTCTCCCACCTTCCATATTTCCAGAGCCGTTGAAGGAGAAATCACAGATGGAG ATTTAGGTTGTGGCCTGTCTAGTGAAGTCTCAGCCATATACCAATGCATGAAAGAGTCAAAGTTGGAATGTGTTGATGAAGATGATCATGATCATACATCATCCGATGTTCAAATGGATGATGATGAATATGAAGAATTCGATGAATTTGAtccttatttttttataaaaaacttgCCGGAATTAGCATCAGTGGTCCCCTCTTTTAGGCCCGTGTTACTACCCAAACAGACACGGAGTTGCCCATCAACTACTCTTGTTTTAGATTTGGACG AGACTCTGGTGCACTCGACACTTGAACCGTGTGAAGATGCGGATTTCACATTTACCGTCAACTTTAACCTCGAGGATCACAAAGTCTATGTTCGTTGTCGTCCTTACCTTAAAGAATTTATGGAAAGGGTGGCTGGTCTTTTTGAAATTATTATTTTTACCGCTAGTCAAAGCATATACGCTGAACAGCTTCTGAACGTTTTGGATCCCAAACGAAAAGTATTCAGGCACCGTGTTTATCGTGAATCCTGTGTTTATCTAGAAGGAAATTACCTCAAAGATTTATCCGTCCTTGGTCGTGATTTAGCACACGTTGTCATGATTGATAACTCTCCACAG GCATTTGGATTTCAAGTCGACAATGGCATCCCGATAGAGAGCTGGTTTGACGACCGTTCAGATCAAGAGCTTCTTTCCTTATTGCCATTTTTGGAAAGTTTAGTCGGAGTTGAAGATGTCAGGCCGCTAATCGCCAAGAAATTTAACCTAAAAGAGAGAATAGCTGCAGCAAACTGTCCTTTAGCAGAACCCTTATAA
- the LOC110871610 gene encoding probable arabinosyltransferase ARAD1, translated as MITKSIISLIIFLIITLITYLITTGGLIGTVDLNLRSQFSFLSSTNDTRTIPTNPAPCRTGSPLRVFMYDLPVRFNVAMLSKNFAGVDENIPVTARNLPPWPRNSGLKQQHSVEYWMMASLLCENCGGEAVRVLDPEVADVFFVPFFSSLSFNTHGRNMTDPDTEIDRQLQVDILKFLRQSIYWQRTEGRDHVIPMHHPNAFRFLREEVNASILIVADFGRYSKRMSNLQKDVVAPYMHVMESFLDDNSLDPYNSRTTLLFFKGRTVRKSEGVVRAKLEKILKGYDDVHYEASYATGESIKASSQGMRSSKFCLNPAGDTPSSNRLFDAIVSHCVPVIVSDQIELPFEDELDYNKFSIFFSVEEALIPGYMVQQLRKISKEKWLEMWKILKEISHHYEYQYPPKKDDAVNMIWRQVRDKVPAERLAVNRARRLKVPDWWR; from the exons ATGATCACTAAATCAATAATTTCACTCATCATCTTCCTAATCATCACCCTCATCACTTACTTAATCACCACCGGAGGTTTAATCGGCACCGTCGATCTCAATCTCAGATCTCAGTTCTCCTTCCTCTCATCCACCAATGACACTCGCACAATTCCAACTAATCCTGCACCTTGCCGCACCGGATCGCCGCTCAGAGTTTTTATGTACGATCTCCCGGTTAGGTTTAACGTTGCGATGTTGAGTAAAAACTTCGCCGGAGTAGATGAGAATATTCCGGTGACGGCGAGGAATCTGCCGCCCTGGCCGCGGAATTCGGGGCTGAAGCAGCAGCATAGTGTGGAGTATTGGATGATGGCGTCGTTGTTGTGTGAGAATTGTGGTGGTGAGGCGGTTAGGGTTTTGGATCCGGAAGTAGCGGATGTGTTTTTTGTTCCGTTTTTTTCGTCGTTGAGTTTTAATACGCACGGGAGGAATATGACTGATCCGGATACGGAGATTGATAGGCAGTTGCAG GTTGACATCCTTAAGTTCTTAAGGCAATCCATCTATTGGCAAAGGACTGAAGGAAGAGACCATGTAATTCCAATGCACCATCCCAATGCTTTCAGATTTCTTCGAGAGGAAGTAAATGCATCGATTCTAATTGTTGCGGATTTCGGGCGTTACTCTAAACGCATGTCGAATTTGCAAAAAGACGTTGTTGCCCCTTATATGCATGTAATGGAGTCTTTCTTGGATGATAATTCTCTAGACCCTTACAACTCACGGACTACGCTTCTTTTCTTTAAAGGAAGAACAGTGAGAAAATCT GAAGGCGTGGTACGAGCTAAGTTGGAAAAAATATTGAAAGGATACGATGATGTTCACTATGAAGCTAGCTATGCAACAGGAGAAAGCATAAAAGCT TCTTCTCAGGGCATGCGTTCATCCAAATTCTGTCTAAATCCAGCTGGAGACACTCCATCTTCAAACCGACTGTTTGATGCTATTGTGAGCCATTGTGTTCCTGTGATTGTGAGTGACCAAATTGAACTACCGTTCGAAGACGAACTAGACTACaacaaattttcaatttttttctctGTTGAAGAGGCGTTAATTCCTGGTTACATGGTCCAACAACTAAGAAAAATCTCAAAAGAAAAATGGCTTGAAATGTGGAAAATACTCAAAGAAATATCGCATCATTATGAATATCAGTATCCTCCAAAAAAAGACGATGCTGTTAATATGATATGGAGGCAGGTACGGGATAAGGTTCCTGCAGAAAGACTTGCTGTAAATAGAGCCCGGAGATTAAAAGTGCCTGATTGGTGGCGGTGA
- the LOC110871613 gene encoding meiosis-specific protein ASY1 gives MVVAQKLKEAEITEQDSLLLTRNLLRIAIFNISYIRGLFPEKYFSDKGVPALEMKIKKLMPMDAESRRLIDWMEKGVYDALQKKYLRTLMFCVCETAEGPMIEEYSFSFSYSNSDSQEVSMNVNRIGNKKRGETFKCNSTTEITPTQMKSSACKMVRTLIQLMRTLDKMPEERTIVMKLHYYDDVTPADYEPPFFRGCTEEEAHHTWTKNPLRMEVGNVNSKHFVLSLKVKSVLDPCEDDNVSLGGDSMQQDGDSEADSEASISDDEYIVAPIDKQKEKQDDTMVDEDDTQDPAEDEQQLNRVKDWIKSYHQENVDVTDVLSNFPDISLVLLEEIMEKLVTEGILAKSGNESFTIKRTKNSEYEFDAVKEETDARQASGKKSLPTTGEAQMYMKALYHALPMNYITISKLQSKLGGEANQITVRKLMDKMTKEGYIESTSNRRLGKRVVHSDITKKKLAEVQKALDFDAMVEDTHETRNKSNHSVNQAGANCWDTSTMGGLHSIGSDLTRTKGRSDLHQNGSPFSDAAASKLRVNGHNTPTRNTQPIASIESHVAAGVEKGGNENVNPDDKMDTVVCSGQSTLDKRSRKASMVKEPILQFSKRQKSE, from the exons ATG GTTGTTGCGCAGAAGTTGAAGGAAGCGGAGATCACCGAGCAGGATTCTCTGCTTCTG ACAAGGAACCTACTACGCATAGCAATATTCAATATCAGTTATATCAGAGGTCTTTTTCCAGAGAAATACTTTAGTGATAAGGGCGTGCCAGCCTTAG AGATGAAGATAAAAAAGCTTATGCCAATGGATGCAGAGTCTAGAAGACTAATTGACTGGATGGAGAAAG GTGTATATGATGCTTTGCAGAAGAAATATCTCAGGACACTAATGTTCTGTGTGTGTGAGACTGCAGAAGGGCCAATGATTGAAGAATATTCTT TTTCTTTCAGTTACTCAAATTCTGATAGCCAAGAGGTTTCTATGAATGTCAATCGAATTGGAAACAAGAAGCGAGGGGAAACATTCAAATGTAACTCCACAACAGAGATTACCCCTACTCAAATGAA GAGCTCTGCTTGTAAAATGGTTCGCACACTCATTCAATTGATGAGAACTCTAGATAAGATGCCAGAAGAG CGCACGATTGTAATGAAACTCCACTATTATGATGATGTCACG CCTGCTGATTACGAGCCCCCGTTCTTCAGAGGCTGCACAGAGGAAGAAGCCCATCATACATGGACCAAAAATCCTTTGAGAATGGAGGTTGGAAATGTCAACAGCAAACATTTTGTTTTATCTCTTAAG GTTAAAAGTGTGCTTGATCCTTGTGAGGATGATAATGTTAGTTTGGGAGGTGACTCAATGCAGCAAGATGGAGACAGTGAGGCTGATAGTGAG GCCAGCATATCTGATGATGAGTACATAGTGGCACCTATAG ATAAGCAAAAGGAGAAACAAGATGATACCATGGTTGATGAAG ACGACACTCAGGATCCAGCTGAAGATGAACAGCAGCTAAACCGTGTCAAGGATTGGATCAAATCCTATCATCAAGAAAACGTCGATGTCACTGATGTTCTCTCTAATTTCCCCGACATCTCATTG GTTTTGCTTGAAG AAATTATGGAAAAGCTTGTAACCGAAGGCATTTTAGCAAAGTCTGGAAACGAAAGTTTCACCATCAAGAGGACGAAG AATTCGGAGTATGAATTTGATGCTGTGAAAGAGGAAACTGACGCTCGTCAGGCATCTGGCAAGAAGAGCCTGCCCACTACTGGCGAGGCTCAAATGTACATGAAA GCACTTTATCATGCTCTTCCAATGAACTACATTACTATTTCGAAGCTTCAAAGCAAGCTTGGTGGTGAGGCTAACCAAATTACCGTGCGCAAGTTAATGGATAAAATGACTAAAGAAGGTTACATCGAATCCACAAGCAATCGTAGGCTAG GAAAGCGTGTGGTGCATTCTGATATAACCAAGAAGAAACTTGCTGAAGTGCAAAAGGCCTTGGACTTTGATGCTATG GTTGAGGATACACATGAAACTCGTAACAAATCCAACCATTCGGTGAACCAAGCAG GGGCTAATTGTTGGGACACATCCACAATGGGTGGACTGCATTCCATAGGATCAGATCTCACACGCACGAAAGGTAGATCCGATTTGCACCAAAACGGTTCCCCCTTCAGTGATGCAGCTGCCTCTAAGTTGAGAGTGAATGGACACAACACTCCCACAAGAAACACTCAG CCAATAGCTTCAATAGAGAGCCACGTGGCAGCAGGGGTTGAGAAGGGTGGAAACGAAAATGTCAATCCGGATGATAAAATGGATACTGTCGTTTGTAGCGGCCAGTCCACCCTTGACAAACGTTCTCGAAAAGCAAGCATG GTGAAGGAGCCAATCCTCCAGTTCTCGAAACGCCAGAAATCTGAGTGA
- the LOC110871614 gene encoding CTD small phosphatase-like protein 2 isoform X1, giving the protein MQTKKVSMGRNSSKAIGSPKVSRKQKVPEDVNNQENKVSQIITSSARKQKPAVTRTRNSKENVDVTNLNATICSNDDSYLAINNMSMDSEECNVTETFVNGTIFSPTFHISRAVEGEITDGDLGCGLSSEVSAIYQCMKESKLECVDEDDHDHTSSDVQMDDDEYEEFDEFDPYFFIKNLPELASVVPSFRPVLLPKQTRSCPSTTLVLDLDETLVHSTLEPCEDADFTFTVNFNLEDHKVYVRCRPYLKEFMERVAGLFEIIIFTASQSIYAEQLLNVLDPKRKVFRHRVYRESCVYLEGNYLKDLSVLGRDLAHVVMIDNSPQAFGFQVDNGIPIESWFDDRSDQELLSLLPFLESLVGVEDVRPLIAKKFNLKERIAAANCPLAEPL; this is encoded by the exons ATGCAAACCAAGAAAGTATCAATGGGAAGAAATTCTTCTAAAGCAATTGGGAGTCCAAAAGTTTCACGAAAACAGAAGGTTCCGGAAGATGTCAACAATCAAGAGAACAAAGTATCTCAGATTATTACGTCTTCTGCTAGAAAACAAAAACCTG CAGTCACCCGAACACGGAACAGCAAGGAAAATGTTGACGTGACTAATTTAAATGCTACTATATGTTCGAACGATGATTCTTATCTCGCAATCAACAACATGTCCATGGATTCTGAG GAATGTAACGTTACTGAAACTTTCGTGAACGGAACTATATTTTCTCCCACCTTCCATATTTCCAGAGCCGTTGAAGGAGAAATCACAGATGGAG ATTTAGGTTGTGGCCTGTCTAGTGAAGTCTCAGCCATATACCAATGCATGAAAGAGTCAAAGTTGGAATGTGTTGATGAAGATGATCATGATCATACATCATCCGATGTTCAAATGGATGATGATGAATATGAAGAATTCGATGAATTTGAtccttatttttttataaaaaacttgCCGGAATTAGCATCAGTGGTCCCCTCTTTTAGGCCCGTGTTACTACCCAAACAGACACGGAGTTGCCCATCAACTACTCTTGTTTTAGATTTGGACG AGACTCTGGTGCACTCGACACTTGAACCGTGTGAAGATGCGGATTTCACATTTACCGTCAACTTTAACCTCGAGGATCACAAAGTCTATGTTCGTTGTCGTCCTTACCTTAAAGAATTTATGGAAAGGGTGGCTGGTCTTTTTGAAATTATTATTTTTACCGCTAGTCAAAGCATATACGCTGAACAGCTTCTGAACGTTTTGGATCCCAAACGAAAAGTATTCAGGCACCGTGTTTATCGTGAATCCTGTGTTTATCTAGAAGGAAATTACCTCAAAGATTTATCCGTCCTTGGTCGTGATTTAGCACACGTTGTCATGATTGATAACTCTCCACAG GCATTTGGATTTCAAGTCGACAATGGCATCCCGATAGAGAGCTGGTTTGACGACCGTTCAGATCAAGAGCTTCTTTCCTTATTGCCATTTTTGGAAAGTTTAGTCGGAGTTGAAGATGTCAGGCCGCTAATCGCCAAGAAATTTAACCTAAAAGAGAGAATAGCTGCAGCAAACTGTCCTTTAGCAGAACCCTTATAA